TTAAGTGGAGGAACAGGAAATATTGATCTAAAATCTAGTTTTGTTCCATGAGTTGGCTTATTGGCCTTTTGAAAAACGTAATGAgaataaaatgttatataaataacataatataaatttaaaaaaaaatgtaaaaatattgaaaatatataaatcgtTTAAAAAGAGTTTCAGAGTTTTCGAAGTCccgattcaaattttttatggtGAACTTAGTGTTACCTCTTCGAATCGTTCATGCATTTTCGAGATCATAAATTTATTCAACACGAGTTAGAAGCAGCTTTTGCAATATCTACAGgttttgatttattatatacTATCTGATCATATTTGACCCAGACTGgtaatacaaaactttatcgccttcaaaataagctTCTGAGCCAATACAattccaattttccatacacttgtaTAAGAATCGGCTGCGATGGCATTCAGTGCTAttggcaaattttgtttttttccgtttcggctcatttttgaagCGCCATTCGCATTATAAATGTACCATGTCTAAGTCAAATTTGTTCAGTTATATAGTGTTTtcagattaggttaggttaggtaagtaAGTGAGGATTGTTCCGCGACCTAGAGTCTTGTGCCTTATCTTCTAATTCACAACGTCAAATAGCCCCAGTAAATTAATAAGTTCCAAAATACGGCTAGGTACTATTGAGGCGATGTGGTCCCTAtttggatccaagggccttaatCCTGCGCCTACAGACTGATGTTCTGGTGTTTGAGACTCCAAGTCGCAGAAGCGGCAATtcgcacaagaagctaggcccataTTAAATAAGTGTTTCATGAGCTTCCAATGACCAGTGTAGAAggcgacaagtagcctgagtttttCCCATGGATGGTTGATTGCATATTTAAAGCTTTTGAGGTTGTAAGCACCCACTAGCAACTTGGGTTGCATGCCTGGGAGTTGTTGCAAATGCTTCTCCCTACCAACTGCTTCATCATTGCGGAACAGCTCCTTTATGTTGTGGGGACCAATCGCAATAAAATGTTCCGGTCCTCCCATGTTGGTGAATGCTGGGGAGCGAGCAaactcatcagccagttcattctcggctatacctttgtgacctgACACCAAAATAATGTGCGCTTGGTTACGTTCTGACAGACTATTCAGTCGTtctatacactcctgcaccaatacTAACTGCTGAGGGTAACCTTAAGTTTCCTAATGAAGTCAACATTTTTGGTAATGCTATGCCTAGGCCACTTAGCTCATTCACACATTGGGAAGAGGTTACCTTCCCTCTGCCAAACCATATCATTTGAAGTAGAGTGTGTTTGGCGATGGCCGATTACTAGGTGTAGCGGGGTGAGTTCCAGCGAGACTTCAAGTGCCGCCGtcggaaattttatatttttattcttcaGATTTCCTTCGATTTAAAAGCTCTCGAACTTAGGTATTTTTAGGCAACAGATTCGATTTCGCTCTGAAAACACAAATCACCAATTAATATCCACTCTCGCCCTATAACCTCAACATTCGTTTCCAAGCAGACCTTGTACCCGTTTCCTCGACTGTCATCCCGCTAACAGTGCTCGAAGTCAGCTACGGTTTGGGCGGCAAACCCAGCGAGGAGTATAAGCAAGCCTATCTGAAGAAACTGCGCAAGAAGGTGCAACTCAAGCAGCACTCAAAActgacacaacaacaacacgatgGCGACGACGCTGAATTAGCGGATCCCGATACGCTCATAACAAGTGAGTGTCAATAGCGAAAGTGAATGAGAAACGGAAAACCATTGATAAAGTTATCGGCGGTAAAGTAAATTGCCTGCAGTTAACTCTGTAATCAAGTTGCGTTGTAAATTGTGAAGCGCTGCCTCCACTTTAGTGCACACTATCATATTGCTCTTGCATAACATTTGCGACGCACATAAAGTGCTAAGTGTAGCACAGTGTTTGAGTGCCTACGACCCGCCGCCAGGGCGTATGCGTGACATTCAAATGCCTACACTTGTGCGAACAATTTGCAAGCCTACGCGCCGCGCCTGCTCATGATTggcacacaaacaaaaaaatacaaagaaaaattgtagaaataaaAACTAGAAAATGTAAAAGTGCTGATTGCAAATAGTTGAAGTCAAGCGTTagaaatgaattaaataaagcaataagTCGCACTGCCGACGGCCTCAAGACAGAAGGTTAAACAGGTTTGGCGCTGTGGCTCTCCGAAATTGTTTTGCCAATAAAATTTGGCGTAGGATGGCTTGAATTTATGTCTATTTGAGACGCCAGTTCTAGTATTTGAATTGAAGTCTTTATGAAGTTCACTTGCTTTGATTATCGgcgcttttttattttatgttttacggctttttataccctgaataggatATTTTAGGTTgacacaaaatatatattaaacagaAATAAACTTCGgagaatattaattaaaatatatacgtatgtatatatataaatgttcagtAAATGGAGCCGAGTCTATTAAGCCATTTTCGTCTGTTTGTCTTCTGTTTGCGAATCCACAAACCAGcacttcagtttttgagatatcgatctgaaattttgctcaggTATATATCGGCGAATCAAGTTCttctaaggaaaacttttttatttgatgaaatatctccaagaaatttgatatggattgtTATCCAAGACAGCGCTACcatctccgaacaaattattcaggTCGAACtattaaaacatatacatagctgccatacaaactgatagattcaaattaagttcttgtatagaagcatactttatttgacgagatatcgtcaGGAAATTTACCATCGACTATTTTCCAAGGCTGCGGTATAAACTCTGAAAAATTTCAcggatcggagcactataacatatagctgtcatacaaactgattgagaaaaatcaaaatacagattattttataccttttatgctataaaaaatgcgcctgtgcagggtatatagcttcagtgcagccatagttaacggtttttcttgttttcttattatttattttatttgtcttGCTCACAGAGTTTATGACTTTGACGCTAAAGTTTGCACAAGTTGCATTTAAGCGCTTTCATGCTTGTTGttagtgtgtttttgtttgtgcaaGTGTGCGAGTGTACGCTAGAAACTCGCTTTTCGGAGCCAACATGCTCGTTTCTTCTAATTCATTGATGgtctttttcgtttttcataTTCTGCTTTCGCAATGGTTATGCGCGCGCTACACTTTGACATATTTTTTCCTACTTTTTGCAGTAAAAAAGAAACATAACGAGACCAATAAAGCCAAAGTCAAGGGCATCTAAAGCAATTGCAGATGACAACGATGACACGGCGGCAGCGAGCAGCCTTATACAGCGTGGCGACGACATTAAAGTACATCAGCAaaacacaataataataacaaaacgcCAAAACAGCGCAGACAACCGAGATGGCAGTGGGAAGATTTGAGAGTAAGCTTGCTAGCTAGCTATACTGAAGTGAGCACTTAGCTGATGACGGCCAGTGTTTTAGATGGTGTATGCTGTTTgactgttttttgttgttttactttttatgttttttatatatacatatatatttttttaattttttggtttttttaaatattgttttgttcgtttttttatttctatctttttttacattttgtggagtgttcttcctttttttaatttttaaatttttttatttttatttctttctttaaattttttttaaattttattttttaatttttaaattgtttttttttttttaattatttgaatttttttatttttttattttttatttttttttttatttttttatttttttatttttttattatttttttatttttttttttttattttttttttattttttttttatttttttattaatttttttgtgggtGCTCCTCCATCTCTTAAGTGCATTGCTGGCTGTCTGTCGCACAATCTGTTTTCAGCTGCAATCATCGATGATGTCACTAAGCTTCGACACCGTTCACGTTTGTGTTTGCGCGCTcagtacataaaaaataatattggttTTTGTCTTTGCCCCTCGGACTTCGCCGGCCATCAAATGCTCGCGCGCCCCCGCCATACTCAAATTTATATCAACAACTCTTAGCTGTTTTTACTAACTTGCCTTTCTGTTTTGGTTCAATCTCGGTTTAACTAACCTTTTTGCTGTGTGCTGCCGTTACCGTTAgttgcacacacacgcataatCATACTTTTGTACATACTAACCGCCATATTcataaaattcgaaatttattgaaattagcTTGACTGCATTCGCGCGCCGTAAAACtgtaaaatttatgtatatttatatatatgtaaaaatgttatatataattttatgcattaaatatatagtatgtatatgtatatagaatactAAAAATCTGGTGACAAATAAAATATCGAAGCATTAAAATTCGTAAATCAATGCAGATCCATTATTTTCTGACACTTGTGAAATTCTACACTAATTTTAGTTATACAGTTATAAAGCCATTATACTccatgtacatgcatatatggtacatacatgcCCAAATtaaacttatatatttgtatagttGTAACTATtataacatacacatacataaaaatctattttttgtttacgcAATAAAtatgttcacacacacacaaacatatacttacaaataaagcaaatatatttatttttggcattcCTTTCGATTGTGTGTCATTTTTGCCACATCTGCGACATTGATGCATGGGTTATTTGCCCAAAATGGGAGTActcaactacatatgtatatgtatatatttacatactctTTTTATgtgcgaatatgtatgtacatatatacatatatgtatgtatgtatatttgtatttgaggcatgtaaaaacatatacatatgtgagtcTGTGGCAGCTCCTCCTTTTTCGACATTTCTTTGCTTAATCAGTCATTTAGTAATTGTGTTGGACGTTGACTgcttttttctactttttattcTTTTGCTGGTCATCTCTCAAATGGTAAATGACCTTAAAGAGAAGTTTGACTAGTGTCGGATTTCGCCATTTTAGTGATTTTGTGGAGACAAGCTTCCATATTCATTacttaaatttagtttaatgtCTGGTATTGCCCAAATTCGTTTCGAAAGCTGCAAagccaaattttgaaatttgcataAGTCGATAAAAATATCTAATACTGATGAGTCatactaattttttcaaatgttaggCGAAATGAGAATTAAGAATATGCTTTAAAGTCGGCGTTATATATTGGCTATTTGTTAGCGCAAATAAAGCCAGTGAAAAAGTTGAGTTTATATTCTTATATACTCGAACGATCTAAAAGTCTTaaagggttatatacagttagaaggcccaaaaaagcgaattttccagaattctataaaatatataaatatatacatatgttcttaaATATCTGCACATTAAgaaaatagtattaaaaaatcaatttttcgaaaattctaactgtacatatatacatacatatataaccccttaaaatctcgtaaatttttcgaaatggcttcacaaatttattataaatatgtttgctaataaaatgttccctAAATTATTCAACCTTTCTAGCCACgtggttttatataaaaaaagaaccTTTTAGCCGAATtaattctgaaaaaattatattttatgaagGCCCTAAGTTTGACTTCGATCGGCTTGTTTGAATTGCAGTTATATGCTGTGGCAATCCGATTTAAAACGGTGATTCCagcgttgccttggataataatctaagCCAAAttacgtgaagatatctttcaaataaaaaaatttcttaggaAGACTTGAGTTTTACCTATTGATTTGTATGACAATTACAGCGATTCCGGCAAGTGGGCAAGTGGTTTTTGGGAGAAAAGACCGTGGGCAAAATTTCAGTtccaaacaagaaaaacgttaacttcggctgcaccgaagctgatatacccttcacaggtgcatttctttgtatatgctatagtaatccgatctgaacaatcttttcggagattatattattaccttaagcagtaatccatgtcaaatttcgtggagataccacgtttccatacaagcccttgattccgatcgttcgttttgtatggcagctatatgttatagtggtctgatatcggcagttccgacaaatgagcagcttcttgaaaagaaaatgacgtctgcaaaatttcaaaaagatatcttaaaaactgagggactagtttgtatatatacagacggacagacagacagacggacatggctaaatcgactgagctcaacatattgatcatttatatatatactttatgaggtcttcgacgcttccttctgggtgttacaaacttcgtgacaaacttaatataccctgttcagggtataaaaacttaGGGATTTACAACCGGCCAGATAGAagaacatgactaaatcgactaagCTAGCCAcgctgatcttttatatattttttttttttttttgttttttttacaaatcgcTCGTTTCAATTTGATGAGTTGTTTTGAAAAGTCGCAATGACGTCATGGCTTTTCAGCTTTGTCATTGATTAGGCTGTTTGGGCAAGTTTCACATATGATTTTGTACGTTTAAGGTTGTCAGTTTTTCATCACCAGTTAGAGTCCGATGTACAAACGGCTGTTTGTCGTACCGTTGAAGCAGGATTTTTGACATACAAAATCGTCTATCCAAGTCCCTTGGCTTCAATTCATAAGTATATCActcaattttcttgcatttaatcATGTATTGAATGCATCCgagtcattattattattttttatttgctaatcATTATTTCTAGGTATTACATTAGAGGTGACATTGTTCTAGACATCCTTTCTTTCGTTTTTGACTGCTTGCatgcaattttttgtaaattttatagaAACTGTATACATAGTGAAACAGTCCAGATTAAACATCAAGTTTGCTTAACTTTAGTAGTTGTGAAAGTCCCAAGCAGTGTATTGTGGGATTATTTTTGGGTAGCATAGTACCGAATCACAACTTTCAAGTTTTCGTCAGGCAAGGTTGTTTATCTGAACTGGTTAACCAAAGTGCCCAAAATATCCTTCTACCGTCTTTCCAACTGTAAGTGACAGTTGATATAGCAGTATAATATTGAATGTCTTCATTTATAGCAGTCATTATTTATAAAGTCAACTTCATAAGCTTGTCAAATTGGAGTTTCCTTTTTGATTAAGTTCATCaagaaattgaataaattggaaaagtttCGCAACGAATCCCGCAGACATTTCTATATTATTGTTTACAGGATTACATTTCAACTACTGATTTTTGCTATATATATGTgccgggttttccaatagggatgagGATATGATTTGCTTTACATATACGTGTGCGAATAAGATAAAAACCGCTCGAggtatgaaaatattgctgccgttcaggaGAGTGTTGCGTTCTCAAGAATTTATCGATACTGGGTTTTACATTCAGAACTTAAATTcatcgaaaaataaataaataaaaaaataaatttcttaacaattagtgagtatttttttggaaaagaaatCATATAACTCTTATTGGAAACCCTGTACAAGTGTGTCTATAATGGTGGCGctcatacttttttatttcgacATTAAAAATCTACTTCGTGAAGTATTTTCCTTCTTATTATATGCTCCTCCTGTaataagaaggaaataaaatcGGCATAAACAACTTCTGAAAAAGATTTTCcacaaaggaaataaaataaaatatggtcTACACTCAAGCATGTCACTGACCTTGAATGCTTTACAGGCCGCCATATTTACTTGATAAATGTTTGACCGTgtacaaattttgattttgatatatGCCATTTTACGGAAACCCAGCAGCGTTAGCGCCCGGTTTATAGCCGGCATAAAGATTACGAatgaattataataattttgttgttgtgtggctTTTATCTGCAGGGGagttgtagatatgtatgcctTCTTTTGCTGGATATGAGTTATGACCAATTGTATGTGCAGGAAATGTCAGCAATTGCCAGCTGTAAGAAGATGCTGATATTTGATAGGTCTACTGCTCGTGCCTACAAATGAGCGAAATCTGAAAAACTTTgtttagttgctttaaataaagttttttcatTATGTTTGAGTGTGAATTGTTGAAATATGCTGCCTTTTTGACATGTCAATAATTTTTCTCgattataaacttttaaactCAGTAACGGTGTTTTGCTCATAAACACTTTTCCGCTTACTGCCGGGGACAATATGCTTAAAAGCTGCATGTCACTCATTTTATgcttttgtttatatgtatgcacggaagtcatataaatatatacatatagagtgatccctttcgaggttccctgcttttttttttaaagaaaaaacaaataaacttaaaatttaatggagaatttttattatcattcgaaataacattctttggcatatattttttgccACGGAtgcgtctcagatggtccatccgttgagccaattttcgatgactcgttcgagatTGCGAGATCGACTtaagattttacatatcccatATCCCAACATTGAAATTGTCTGaaaagtggcaccgtcttgttgaaaacaaatgtcgccgagatcacgaacttcaatttcaggcatcaaatagtcagttattcatagcgcgataacgatcgccattaacggttacgttctcaccgacataatttttaaagaaatgtggaccgatgattccaccggcccacaaaccacatcaatccgtggttttttctggatgaaatggcagccctCGAATCTCTTCAACTTGCTCCTTGTCCCAAATGCgccaattttacttgtttacatac
The DNA window shown above is from Bactrocera tryoni isolate S06 chromosome 4, CSIRO_BtryS06_freeze2, whole genome shotgun sequence and carries:
- the LOC120775666 gene encoding uncharacterized protein LOC120775666; protein product: MTTKTISFNYKLPFVWLAVVLLLLLQCCNCAQGTPMLYKKNPQDKYEADLVPVSSTVIPLTVLEVSYGLGGKPSEEYKQAYLKKLRKKVQLKQHSKLTQQQHDGDDAELADPDTLITIKKKHNETNKAKVKGI